One Silene latifolia isolate original U9 population chromosome 4, ASM4854445v1, whole genome shotgun sequence DNA segment encodes these proteins:
- the LOC141653677 gene encoding uncharacterized protein LOC141653677 isoform X5 produces the protein MKGARSNRVATTEPPDDWVNGSWTVDCICGVTFDDGEEMVNCDECGVWVHTRCSRYVKGDKSFACDKCKSKRRVSSSVADAEETEVAQLLVELPTKTMRHSHHSIKMSSNNNVGSSSGCLWAERPLEDRVHVQGVPGGDVDLFSSSGSAFPVLVSSQLWKCSGYIPKRFNFRYTEFPCWENRDDGTENVAVVDKKTALPPPNSGKQNKNTLLHVSSKRFREELKDGVAKKKIKSFHKEHQPQHESKRDRLPAANTVVHATSTTTLGQGFGSKTHKVGNKAARNLEKSKQNAAADDGKFAVKSFEDSVLTTSADKSALDHTSQLRKSTRSTLKSLSSQDKDDVSVGTFIKKEQGLVVSVDESQATDSESRALTSDVPKSKPIIDESMHADSERKNTEIVRNSEAIILPGTDQCSNERKSDVPCDNPKEVLASHLDGINIKSDSSNLCEHVMSPDKECKGSKLSEVATTSKPSEQDAKDNVNGLEPVTDYQFGGNDEITDIRCSAKLECEASESSINMQKLLHDSKEAASAGQTPQPSGAAPSPRNHHKISFFGKSSSTSPAIELNSSPRVPRVPRVRNVGSLPQLPSSSAANLLMKRTSISGGKEKNTFSRRKSRDAPKDEARSSREQDSEVGKIDRVPSSPDSSKQPDIFNLAEVNTDSNARKSRISSSAASSGPLTTDAAELKSSSVNSHEDETEAHKNPDGTYRTLPGLISEIMGAGKRMAYEELCDVVLPHWPHLRKHNGERYAYSTHSQAVLDCLRNRAEWARLVDRGPKTSSSRRKRKIDAELLSSESEDENHKDGESKSFESNKEEFPKGRRNARKRRGLALQGRSVQDGQKKRKVEVGSSCDSGSFSNSSEDSVSSQDDSQGSEMDVANTEVSASSQEMGAMS, from the exons ATGAAAGGAGCCCGGTCGAACCGGGTAGCGACTACTGAACCGCCGGATGACTGGGTGAACGGTTCTTGGACCGTGGATTGTATTTGCGGAGTGACTTTCGATGACGGGGAGGAAATGGTTAATTGCGACGAGTGTGGGGTTTGGGTGCATACTCGTTGTTCTCGTTACGTTAAGGGGGATAAATCATTTGCTTGTGATAAGTGTAAGAGTAAACGGAGGGTGAGTAGTAGTGTTGCTGATGCTGAGGAGACCGAGGTTGCACAGTTACTCGTTGAGTTACCGACTAAAACTATGCGTCATAGTCATCATAGTATTAAGatgagtagtaataataatgTTGGGTCTAGTTCTGGTTGTTTGTGGGCTGAGCGTCCCTTAGAGGACCGTGTTCATGTGCAAGGAGTTCCTGGTGGGGATGTTGACTTGTTTAGCTCTAGTGGGAGTGCGTTTCCCGTTCTTGTTAGTTCACAGCTTTGGAAGTGTTCCGGGTATATTCCAAAAAGGTTTAATTTTCGTTATACGGAGTTTCCTTGTTGGGAAAATCGGGATGATGGGACTGAAAATGTTGCTGTTGTTGATAAGAAGACGGCGCTTCCTCCTCCCAATTCGgggaaacaaaataaaaatacgCTGCTTCATGTTTCTAGTAAGAGGTTTAGGGAAGAGTTGAAAGATGGTGTTGCGAAGAAGAAGATTAAATCTTTTCATAAAGAGCATCAGCCGCAGCACGAGAGTAAGCGAGATAGGTTACCTGCTGCTAATACAG TTGTCCATGCTACAAGTACTACCACATTGGGGCAGGGTTTCGGAAGCAAAACTCACAAGGTGGGAAATAAGGCAGCAAGGAATCTAGAAAAGTCCAAACAAAATGCAGCTGCTGACGACGGGAAATTTGCAGTTAAGTCCTTTGAGGACTCTGTCCTTACTACTTCAGCTGATAAGTCCGCTCTTGATCATACTTCTCAGCTTCGCAAATCCACTAGAAGCACCCTAAAATCGTTGTCTTCTCAAGACAAGGATGATGTTTCTGTTGGGACCTTTATCAAGAAAGAG CAGGGGCTCGTTGTATCTGTGGATGAAAGTCAAGCAACAGATTCTGAGAGTCGAGCTTTAACAAGTGATGTGCCAAAGTCAAAGCCTATCATTGATGAATCAATGCATGCTGATTCAGAACGGAAAAATACTGAAATTGTTAGGAATTCAGAAGCTATCATTCTTCCCGGAACTGACCAGTGTAGTAATGAAAGAAAGTCGGACGTCCCTTGTGATAATCCAAAAGAGGTTCTGGCAAGCCATCTTGATGGCATCAATATCAAATCAGACTCCAGCAATTTGTGTGAGCATGTAATGTCCCCTGATAAAGAATGTAAAGGTTCTAAATTAAGCGAAGTAGCAACTACGTCTAAACCTTCAGAACAGGATGCAAAGGACAATGTCAATGGTTTAGAACCTGTGACCGACTACCAGTTTGGCGGAAATGATGAAATCACTGATATTCGATGCAGTGCAAAACTTGAATGTGAGGCATCAGAAAGCTCCATTAATATGCAAAAACTTCTTCATGATTCCAAAGAAGCTGCAAGTGCAGGACAGACACCCCAACCAAGTGGAGCAGCACCATCACCACGGAatcatcacaaaatctcattttttGGGAAGTCATCATCTACCTCTCCTGCTATT GAACTTAACAGTTCTCCTAGAGTTCCTCGAGTGCCACGTGTACGTAATGTTGGGAGCTTACCTCAACTACCTTCTTCCTCTGCGGCAAACTTGTTAATGAAACGTACTTCCATTTCAGGAGGGAAAGAGAAAAATACG ttttcaagaagaaaaagtagGGACGCTCCCAAGGATGAGGCTCGTAGTTCTCGTGAACAGGACAGTGAAGTTGGTAAAATTGATCGGGTGCCCTCGTCTCCTGATTCATCAAAGCAACCAGACATTTTTAATCTAGCTGAGGTTAATACTGATTCTAATGCGAGAAAATCTCGGATCTCTTCGTCAGCTGCAAGTAGTGGCCCATTAACTACTGACGCTGCTGAATTGAAATCTTCATCAGTAAATAGTCACGAAGATGAGACAGAAGCACATAAAAATCCTGATGGGACTTATCGCACTTTACCAG GATTGATTTCAGAGATCATGGGAGCAGGCAAGCGTATGGCATATGAAGAATTGTGTGACGTTGTCCTTCCA CACTGGCCACACTTGAGGAAGCATAACGGTGAGAGGTATGCATACTCCACTCACTCTCAGGCTGTTCTAGACTGTTTGAGGAATCGCGCTGAATGGGCACGGCTTGTTGATCGTGGTCCCAAG ACCAGTTCAAGTCGGAGGAAACGGAAGATTGATGCTGAGCTTCTTAGCTCCGAATCAGAGGATGAAAACCATAAAGACGGTGAAAGCAAGAGCTTTGAGTCAAATAAAGAGGAATTTCCAAAAGGAAGGAGAAATGCGCGTAAACGCAGGGGACTGGCCCTGCAAGGAAGAAGTGTCCAAGATGGTCAGAAGAAACGAAAGGTAGAGGTAGGGTCGTCTTGTGACTCTGGTTCGTTTTCCAACTCCAGTGAAGACAGTGTATCTTCTCAAGATGACAGTCAAGGAAGCGAAATGGATGTTGCTAACACCGAGGTATCTGCCAGTTCACAGGAGATGGGAGCGATGTCCTGA
- the LOC141653677 gene encoding uncharacterized protein LOC141653677 isoform X1: MKGARSNRVATTEPPDDWVNGSWTVDCICGVTFDDGEEMVNCDECGVWVHTRCSRYVKGDKSFACDKCKSKRRVSSSVADAEETEVAQLLVELPTKTMRHSHHSIKMSSNNNVGSSSGCLWAERPLEDRVHVQGVPGGDVDLFSSSGSAFPVLVSSQLWKCSGYIPKRFNFRYTEFPCWENRDDGTENVAVVDKKTALPPPNSGKQNKNTLLHVSSKRFREELKDGVAKKKIKSFHKEHQPQHESKRDRLPAANTVVHATSTTTLGQGFGSKTHKVGNKAARNLEKSKQNAAADDGKFAVKSFEDSVLTTSADKSALDHTSQLRKSTRSTLKSLSSQDKDDVSVGTFIKKEQGLVVSVDESQATDSESRALTSDVPKSKPIIDESMHADSERKNTEIVRNSEAIILPGTDQCSNERKSDVPCDNPKEVLASHLDGINIKSDSSNLCEHVMSPDKECKGSKLSEVATTSKPSEQDAKDNVNGLEPVTDYQFGGNDEITDIRCSAKLECEASESSINMQKLLHDSKEAASAGQTPQPSGAAPSPRNHHKISFFGKSSSTSPAIVFSRSYTSDKSRSGGSQNHSSVGNCSMPKSCVNTKKEYAPVDTAKNDDKHDKSMSTLKDNSKPCFNSTLKSSQPSRTTLKYHASAGKDPLRHSSSKVSSVDNSPLSPSSNEPAGALQSEHALRGQNKNNSSGGQQRGEKVPQSNLQPSPKSNQPIGYPLASSNSPAGLSDEELALLLHQELNSSPRVPRVPRVRNVGSLPQLPSSSAANLLMKRTSISGGKEKNTFSRRKSRDAPKDEARSSREQDSEVGKIDRVPSSPDSSKQPDIFNLAEVNTDSNARKSRISSSAASSGPLTTDAAELKSSSVNSHEDETEAHKNPDGTYRTLPGLISEIMGAGKRMAYEELCDVVLPHWPHLRKHNGERYAYSTHSQAVLDCLRNRAEWARLVDRGPKTSSSRRKRKIDAELLSSESEDENHKDGESKSFESNKEEFPKGRRNARKRRGLALQGRSVQDGQKKRKVEVGSSCDSGSFSNSSEDSVSSQDDSQGSEMDVANTEVSASSQEMGAMS; this comes from the exons ATGAAAGGAGCCCGGTCGAACCGGGTAGCGACTACTGAACCGCCGGATGACTGGGTGAACGGTTCTTGGACCGTGGATTGTATTTGCGGAGTGACTTTCGATGACGGGGAGGAAATGGTTAATTGCGACGAGTGTGGGGTTTGGGTGCATACTCGTTGTTCTCGTTACGTTAAGGGGGATAAATCATTTGCTTGTGATAAGTGTAAGAGTAAACGGAGGGTGAGTAGTAGTGTTGCTGATGCTGAGGAGACCGAGGTTGCACAGTTACTCGTTGAGTTACCGACTAAAACTATGCGTCATAGTCATCATAGTATTAAGatgagtagtaataataatgTTGGGTCTAGTTCTGGTTGTTTGTGGGCTGAGCGTCCCTTAGAGGACCGTGTTCATGTGCAAGGAGTTCCTGGTGGGGATGTTGACTTGTTTAGCTCTAGTGGGAGTGCGTTTCCCGTTCTTGTTAGTTCACAGCTTTGGAAGTGTTCCGGGTATATTCCAAAAAGGTTTAATTTTCGTTATACGGAGTTTCCTTGTTGGGAAAATCGGGATGATGGGACTGAAAATGTTGCTGTTGTTGATAAGAAGACGGCGCTTCCTCCTCCCAATTCGgggaaacaaaataaaaatacgCTGCTTCATGTTTCTAGTAAGAGGTTTAGGGAAGAGTTGAAAGATGGTGTTGCGAAGAAGAAGATTAAATCTTTTCATAAAGAGCATCAGCCGCAGCACGAGAGTAAGCGAGATAGGTTACCTGCTGCTAATACAG TTGTCCATGCTACAAGTACTACCACATTGGGGCAGGGTTTCGGAAGCAAAACTCACAAGGTGGGAAATAAGGCAGCAAGGAATCTAGAAAAGTCCAAACAAAATGCAGCTGCTGACGACGGGAAATTTGCAGTTAAGTCCTTTGAGGACTCTGTCCTTACTACTTCAGCTGATAAGTCCGCTCTTGATCATACTTCTCAGCTTCGCAAATCCACTAGAAGCACCCTAAAATCGTTGTCTTCTCAAGACAAGGATGATGTTTCTGTTGGGACCTTTATCAAGAAAGAG CAGGGGCTCGTTGTATCTGTGGATGAAAGTCAAGCAACAGATTCTGAGAGTCGAGCTTTAACAAGTGATGTGCCAAAGTCAAAGCCTATCATTGATGAATCAATGCATGCTGATTCAGAACGGAAAAATACTGAAATTGTTAGGAATTCAGAAGCTATCATTCTTCCCGGAACTGACCAGTGTAGTAATGAAAGAAAGTCGGACGTCCCTTGTGATAATCCAAAAGAGGTTCTGGCAAGCCATCTTGATGGCATCAATATCAAATCAGACTCCAGCAATTTGTGTGAGCATGTAATGTCCCCTGATAAAGAATGTAAAGGTTCTAAATTAAGCGAAGTAGCAACTACGTCTAAACCTTCAGAACAGGATGCAAAGGACAATGTCAATGGTTTAGAACCTGTGACCGACTACCAGTTTGGCGGAAATGATGAAATCACTGATATTCGATGCAGTGCAAAACTTGAATGTGAGGCATCAGAAAGCTCCATTAATATGCAAAAACTTCTTCATGATTCCAAAGAAGCTGCAAGTGCAGGACAGACACCCCAACCAAGTGGAGCAGCACCATCACCACGGAatcatcacaaaatctcattttttGGGAAGTCATCATCTACCTCTCCTGCTATTGTATTTTCCAGATCATATACCTCTGACAAAAGTAGGAGTGGAGGTTCTCAAAATCATAGTTCGGTTGGCAACTGTTCGATGCCAAAATCTTGTGTGAATACGAAGAAGGAATATGCACCGGTGGATACGGCGAAAAACGATGATAAACATGACAAGTCAATGAGCACATTGAAAGATAATTCAAAACCCTGTTTTAATTCCACCTTGAAGTCTTCACAGCCAAGCAGGACCACTCTGAAATACCATGCATCCGCTGGGAAGGACCCATTGAGGCATTCATCTTCTAAAGTATCATCAGTTGATAATTCCCCGCTTTCTCCTAGTAGTAATGAGCCTGCTGGAGCTCTGCAGAGTGAGCATGCTTTGCgtggccaaaataaaaataattctTCCGGGGGCCAGCAGCGAGGTGAAAAAGTTCCGCAGTCAAATTTACAGCCATCGCCCAAGTCAAATCAACCAATTGGATACCCACTAGCTTCGTCAAATTCTCCTGCAGGATTAAGTGACGAAGAG CTTGCTTTGCTTTTACATCAGGAACTTAACAGTTCTCCTAGAGTTCCTCGAGTGCCACGTGTACGTAATGTTGGGAGCTTACCTCAACTACCTTCTTCCTCTGCGGCAAACTTGTTAATGAAACGTACTTCCATTTCAGGAGGGAAAGAGAAAAATACG ttttcaagaagaaaaagtagGGACGCTCCCAAGGATGAGGCTCGTAGTTCTCGTGAACAGGACAGTGAAGTTGGTAAAATTGATCGGGTGCCCTCGTCTCCTGATTCATCAAAGCAACCAGACATTTTTAATCTAGCTGAGGTTAATACTGATTCTAATGCGAGAAAATCTCGGATCTCTTCGTCAGCTGCAAGTAGTGGCCCATTAACTACTGACGCTGCTGAATTGAAATCTTCATCAGTAAATAGTCACGAAGATGAGACAGAAGCACATAAAAATCCTGATGGGACTTATCGCACTTTACCAG GATTGATTTCAGAGATCATGGGAGCAGGCAAGCGTATGGCATATGAAGAATTGTGTGACGTTGTCCTTCCA CACTGGCCACACTTGAGGAAGCATAACGGTGAGAGGTATGCATACTCCACTCACTCTCAGGCTGTTCTAGACTGTTTGAGGAATCGCGCTGAATGGGCACGGCTTGTTGATCGTGGTCCCAAG ACCAGTTCAAGTCGGAGGAAACGGAAGATTGATGCTGAGCTTCTTAGCTCCGAATCAGAGGATGAAAACCATAAAGACGGTGAAAGCAAGAGCTTTGAGTCAAATAAAGAGGAATTTCCAAAAGGAAGGAGAAATGCGCGTAAACGCAGGGGACTGGCCCTGCAAGGAAGAAGTGTCCAAGATGGTCAGAAGAAACGAAAGGTAGAGGTAGGGTCGTCTTGTGACTCTGGTTCGTTTTCCAACTCCAGTGAAGACAGTGTATCTTCTCAAGATGACAGTCAAGGAAGCGAAATGGATGTTGCTAACACCGAGGTATCTGCCAGTTCACAGGAGATGGGAGCGATGTCCTGA
- the LOC141653677 gene encoding uncharacterized protein LOC141653677 isoform X2, which translates to MKGARSNRVATTEPPDDWVNGSWTVDCICGVTFDDGEEMVNCDECGVWVHTRCSRYVKGDKSFACDKCKSKRRVSSSVADAEETEVAQLLVELPTKTMRHSHHSIKMSSNNNVGSSSGCLWAERPLEDRVHVQGVPGGDVDLFSSSGSAFPVLVSSQLWKCSGYIPKRFNFRYTEFPCWENRDDGTENVAVVDKKTALPPPNSGKQNKNTLLHVSSKRFREELKDGVAKKKIKSFHKEHQPQHESKRDRLPAANTVVHATSTTTLGQGFGSKTHKVGNKAARNLEKSKQNAAADDGKFAVKSFEDSVLTTSADKSALDHTSQLRKSTRSTLKSLSSQDKDDVSVGTFIKKEGLVVSVDESQATDSESRALTSDVPKSKPIIDESMHADSERKNTEIVRNSEAIILPGTDQCSNERKSDVPCDNPKEVLASHLDGINIKSDSSNLCEHVMSPDKECKGSKLSEVATTSKPSEQDAKDNVNGLEPVTDYQFGGNDEITDIRCSAKLECEASESSINMQKLLHDSKEAASAGQTPQPSGAAPSPRNHHKISFFGKSSSTSPAIVFSRSYTSDKSRSGGSQNHSSVGNCSMPKSCVNTKKEYAPVDTAKNDDKHDKSMSTLKDNSKPCFNSTLKSSQPSRTTLKYHASAGKDPLRHSSSKVSSVDNSPLSPSSNEPAGALQSEHALRGQNKNNSSGGQQRGEKVPQSNLQPSPKSNQPIGYPLASSNSPAGLSDEELALLLHQELNSSPRVPRVPRVRNVGSLPQLPSSSAANLLMKRTSISGGKEKNTFSRRKSRDAPKDEARSSREQDSEVGKIDRVPSSPDSSKQPDIFNLAEVNTDSNARKSRISSSAASSGPLTTDAAELKSSSVNSHEDETEAHKNPDGTYRTLPGLISEIMGAGKRMAYEELCDVVLPHWPHLRKHNGERYAYSTHSQAVLDCLRNRAEWARLVDRGPKTSSSRRKRKIDAELLSSESEDENHKDGESKSFESNKEEFPKGRRNARKRRGLALQGRSVQDGQKKRKVEVGSSCDSGSFSNSSEDSVSSQDDSQGSEMDVANTEVSASSQEMGAMS; encoded by the exons ATGAAAGGAGCCCGGTCGAACCGGGTAGCGACTACTGAACCGCCGGATGACTGGGTGAACGGTTCTTGGACCGTGGATTGTATTTGCGGAGTGACTTTCGATGACGGGGAGGAAATGGTTAATTGCGACGAGTGTGGGGTTTGGGTGCATACTCGTTGTTCTCGTTACGTTAAGGGGGATAAATCATTTGCTTGTGATAAGTGTAAGAGTAAACGGAGGGTGAGTAGTAGTGTTGCTGATGCTGAGGAGACCGAGGTTGCACAGTTACTCGTTGAGTTACCGACTAAAACTATGCGTCATAGTCATCATAGTATTAAGatgagtagtaataataatgTTGGGTCTAGTTCTGGTTGTTTGTGGGCTGAGCGTCCCTTAGAGGACCGTGTTCATGTGCAAGGAGTTCCTGGTGGGGATGTTGACTTGTTTAGCTCTAGTGGGAGTGCGTTTCCCGTTCTTGTTAGTTCACAGCTTTGGAAGTGTTCCGGGTATATTCCAAAAAGGTTTAATTTTCGTTATACGGAGTTTCCTTGTTGGGAAAATCGGGATGATGGGACTGAAAATGTTGCTGTTGTTGATAAGAAGACGGCGCTTCCTCCTCCCAATTCGgggaaacaaaataaaaatacgCTGCTTCATGTTTCTAGTAAGAGGTTTAGGGAAGAGTTGAAAGATGGTGTTGCGAAGAAGAAGATTAAATCTTTTCATAAAGAGCATCAGCCGCAGCACGAGAGTAAGCGAGATAGGTTACCTGCTGCTAATACAG TTGTCCATGCTACAAGTACTACCACATTGGGGCAGGGTTTCGGAAGCAAAACTCACAAGGTGGGAAATAAGGCAGCAAGGAATCTAGAAAAGTCCAAACAAAATGCAGCTGCTGACGACGGGAAATTTGCAGTTAAGTCCTTTGAGGACTCTGTCCTTACTACTTCAGCTGATAAGTCCGCTCTTGATCATACTTCTCAGCTTCGCAAATCCACTAGAAGCACCCTAAAATCGTTGTCTTCTCAAGACAAGGATGATGTTTCTGTTGGGACCTTTATCAAGAAAGAG GGGCTCGTTGTATCTGTGGATGAAAGTCAAGCAACAGATTCTGAGAGTCGAGCTTTAACAAGTGATGTGCCAAAGTCAAAGCCTATCATTGATGAATCAATGCATGCTGATTCAGAACGGAAAAATACTGAAATTGTTAGGAATTCAGAAGCTATCATTCTTCCCGGAACTGACCAGTGTAGTAATGAAAGAAAGTCGGACGTCCCTTGTGATAATCCAAAAGAGGTTCTGGCAAGCCATCTTGATGGCATCAATATCAAATCAGACTCCAGCAATTTGTGTGAGCATGTAATGTCCCCTGATAAAGAATGTAAAGGTTCTAAATTAAGCGAAGTAGCAACTACGTCTAAACCTTCAGAACAGGATGCAAAGGACAATGTCAATGGTTTAGAACCTGTGACCGACTACCAGTTTGGCGGAAATGATGAAATCACTGATATTCGATGCAGTGCAAAACTTGAATGTGAGGCATCAGAAAGCTCCATTAATATGCAAAAACTTCTTCATGATTCCAAAGAAGCTGCAAGTGCAGGACAGACACCCCAACCAAGTGGAGCAGCACCATCACCACGGAatcatcacaaaatctcattttttGGGAAGTCATCATCTACCTCTCCTGCTATTGTATTTTCCAGATCATATACCTCTGACAAAAGTAGGAGTGGAGGTTCTCAAAATCATAGTTCGGTTGGCAACTGTTCGATGCCAAAATCTTGTGTGAATACGAAGAAGGAATATGCACCGGTGGATACGGCGAAAAACGATGATAAACATGACAAGTCAATGAGCACATTGAAAGATAATTCAAAACCCTGTTTTAATTCCACCTTGAAGTCTTCACAGCCAAGCAGGACCACTCTGAAATACCATGCATCCGCTGGGAAGGACCCATTGAGGCATTCATCTTCTAAAGTATCATCAGTTGATAATTCCCCGCTTTCTCCTAGTAGTAATGAGCCTGCTGGAGCTCTGCAGAGTGAGCATGCTTTGCgtggccaaaataaaaataattctTCCGGGGGCCAGCAGCGAGGTGAAAAAGTTCCGCAGTCAAATTTACAGCCATCGCCCAAGTCAAATCAACCAATTGGATACCCACTAGCTTCGTCAAATTCTCCTGCAGGATTAAGTGACGAAGAG CTTGCTTTGCTTTTACATCAGGAACTTAACAGTTCTCCTAGAGTTCCTCGAGTGCCACGTGTACGTAATGTTGGGAGCTTACCTCAACTACCTTCTTCCTCTGCGGCAAACTTGTTAATGAAACGTACTTCCATTTCAGGAGGGAAAGAGAAAAATACG ttttcaagaagaaaaagtagGGACGCTCCCAAGGATGAGGCTCGTAGTTCTCGTGAACAGGACAGTGAAGTTGGTAAAATTGATCGGGTGCCCTCGTCTCCTGATTCATCAAAGCAACCAGACATTTTTAATCTAGCTGAGGTTAATACTGATTCTAATGCGAGAAAATCTCGGATCTCTTCGTCAGCTGCAAGTAGTGGCCCATTAACTACTGACGCTGCTGAATTGAAATCTTCATCAGTAAATAGTCACGAAGATGAGACAGAAGCACATAAAAATCCTGATGGGACTTATCGCACTTTACCAG GATTGATTTCAGAGATCATGGGAGCAGGCAAGCGTATGGCATATGAAGAATTGTGTGACGTTGTCCTTCCA CACTGGCCACACTTGAGGAAGCATAACGGTGAGAGGTATGCATACTCCACTCACTCTCAGGCTGTTCTAGACTGTTTGAGGAATCGCGCTGAATGGGCACGGCTTGTTGATCGTGGTCCCAAG ACCAGTTCAAGTCGGAGGAAACGGAAGATTGATGCTGAGCTTCTTAGCTCCGAATCAGAGGATGAAAACCATAAAGACGGTGAAAGCAAGAGCTTTGAGTCAAATAAAGAGGAATTTCCAAAAGGAAGGAGAAATGCGCGTAAACGCAGGGGACTGGCCCTGCAAGGAAGAAGTGTCCAAGATGGTCAGAAGAAACGAAAGGTAGAGGTAGGGTCGTCTTGTGACTCTGGTTCGTTTTCCAACTCCAGTGAAGACAGTGTATCTTCTCAAGATGACAGTCAAGGAAGCGAAATGGATGTTGCTAACACCGAGGTATCTGCCAGTTCACAGGAGATGGGAGCGATGTCCTGA